Proteins found in one Zea mays cultivar B73 chromosome 1, Zm-B73-REFERENCE-NAM-5.0, whole genome shotgun sequence genomic segment:
- the LOC542140 gene encoding oligopeptide transporter 3: protein MASRKSPVAAEERAGTGTGEGKGERCAVEEVALVVPETDDPSMPVMTFRAWALGLGSCVVLIFLNTFFTYRTQPLTISGILAQILVLPAGRFLAAVLPDREVRILGGRLGSFNLNPGPFNVKEHVIITIFANCGVSYGGGDAYSIGAITVMKAYYKQTLSFACALLIVLTTQILGYGWAGLLRRYLVDPAEMWWPSNLAQVSLFRALHEKEEEGGKSRGPSRMRFFLIVFFASFAYYALPGYLLPILTFFSWACWAWPHSITAQQVGSGYHGLGVGAFTLDWAGISAYHGSPLVAPWASIANTAVGFVMFIYVIVPLCYWQFNTFDARRFPIFSNQLFTASGQKYDTTKVLTKDFDLNVAAYDSYGKLYLSPLFAISIGSGFLRFTATIVHVLLFHGSDMWKQSKSAMNAVKLDVHAKLMQRYRQVPQWWFLMLLLGSVVVSLLMSFVWKEEMQLPWWGMLFAFALAFVVTLPIGVIQATTNQQPGYDIIAQFMIGYALPGKPIANLLFKIYGRISTVHALSFLADLKLGHYMKIPPRCMYTAQLVGTVVAGVVNLAVAWWMLDNIENICDVEALHPDSPWTCPKYRVTFDASVIWGLIGPGRLFGQHGLYRNLVWLFLVGAVLPVPVWLLSRAFPEKKWIALINVPVISYGFAGMPPATPTNIATWLVTGTIFNYFVFRYRKGWWQKYNYVLSAALDAGTAFMGVLIFFALQNAHHELKWWGTEVDHCPLASCPTAPGIAVKGCPVF from the exons ATGGCGTCGCGGAAGTCgccggtggcggcggaggagcgggcggggacggggacgggggagGGGAAGGGGGAGCGGTGCGCGGTGGAGGAGGTGGCGCTGGTGGTGCCGGAGACGGACGACCCGTCGATGCCCGTGATGACATTCCGGGCGTGGGCGCTGGGGCTCGGCTCCTGCGTCGTCCTCATCTTCCTCAACACCTTCTTCACGTACCGCACCCAGCCGCTCACCATCTCGGGGATCCTGGCGCAGATCCTCGTGCTCCCCGCCGGCCGCTTCCTGGCCGCCGTGCTGCCCGACCGCGAGGTCAGGATCCTCGGCGGCAGGCTCGGCAGCTTCAACCTCAACCCGGGGCCCTTCAACGTCAAGGAGCACGTCATCATCACCATCTTCGCCAACTGCGGCGTCTCCTACGGCGGCGGCGACGCTTACTCCATCGGCGCCATCACCGTCATGAAGGCCTACTACAAGCAGACGCTCAGCTTCGCATGCGCCCTCCTCATCGTCCTCACCACACAG ATACTGGGGTACGGCTGGGCTGGGTTGCTGAGGAGGTACCTGGTCGACCCTGCCGAGATGTGGTGGCCTTCTAACCTTGCCCAGGTCTCACTCTTCAG GGCGCTGCACGAGAAAGAAGAGGAGGGCGGCAAGTCCCGTGGCCCGTCGCGGATGCGCTTCTTCCTCATCGTCTTCTTCGCGAGCTTCGCGTACTACGCGCTGCCGGGGTACCTGCTGCCGATCCTGACCTTCTTCTCGTGGGCGTGCTGGGCGTGGCCGCACAGCATCACGGCGCAGCAGGTCGGGTCCGGGTACCACGGCCTCGGCGTCGGCGCATTCACGCTCGACTGGGCGGGCATCTCGGCGTACCACGGCAGCCCGCTGGTGGCGCCGTGGGCGTCCATCGCCAACACGGCCGTGGGATTCGTCATGTTCATCTACGTCATCGTGCCGCTCTGCTACTGGCAGTTCAACACGTTCGACGCCCGCAGGTTCCCCATCTTCTCCAACCAGCTCTTCACGGCGTCGGGCCAGAAGTACGACACCACCAAGGTGCTCACCAAGGACTTCGACCTCAACGTCGCCGCCTACGACAGCTACGGGAAGCTCTACCTCAGCCCGCTCTTCGCCATCTCCATCGGCTCCGGCTTCCTGCGGTTCACGGCCACCATTGTCCACGTCCTGCTCTTCCATGGCAG CGACATGTGGAAGCAGAGCAAGTCGGCCATGAACGCGGTGAAGCTGGACGTGCACGCCAAGCTGATGCAGAGGTACAGGCAGGTGCCGCAGTGGTGGTTCCTCATGCTGCTGCTGGGCAGCGTGGTGGTGTCCCTGCTCATGTCCTTCGTCTGGAAGGAGGAGATGCAGCTGCCGTGGTGGGGGATGCTCTTCGCCTTCGCGCTCGCCTTCGTCGTCACCCTCCCCATCGGCGTCATCCAGGCCACCACTAACCAG CAACCGGGGTACGACATCATCGCGCAGTTCATGATCGGCTACGCGCTGCCCGGCAAGCCCATCGCCAACCTGCTCTTCAAGATCTACGGCCGGATCAGCACCGTGCACGCGCTATCGTTCCTCGCAGACCTCAAGCTCGGCCACTACATGAAGATCCCCCCACGGTGCATGTACACGGCCCAG CTGGTCGGGACGGTGGTCGCCGGCGTGGTGAACCTGGCGGTGGCGTGGTGGATGCTGGACAACATCGAGAACATCTGCGACGTGGAGGCGCTGCACCCGGACAGCCCGTGGACGTGCCCCAAGTACCGCGTCACGTTCGACGCGTCGGTGATCTGGGGCCTGATCGGCCCGGGGCGGCTCTTCGGCCAGCACGGGCTGTACCGCAACCTGGTGTGGCTGTTCCTGGTCGGCGCGGTGCTCCCCGTGCCGGTGTGGCTGCTGAGCAGGGCGTTCCCGGAGAAGAAGTGGATCGCACTCATCAACGTGCCCGTCATCTCGTACGGGTTCGCCGGGATGCCGCCGGCCACGCCCACCAACATCGCCACCTGGCTGGTGACGGGCACCATCTTCAACTACTTCGTCTTCAGGTACCGCAAGGGGTGGTGGCAGAAGTACAACTACGTGCTATCGGCGGCGCTCGACGCCGGCACCGCCTTCATGGGTGTGCTCATCTTCTTCGCCCTCCAGAACGCGCACCACGAGCTCAAGTGGTGGGGCACGGAGGTGGATCACTGCCCACTCGCCTCCTGCCCCACCGCGCCGGGCATCGCCGTCAAGGGCTGCCCGGTGTTCTGA
- the LOC113839499 gene encoding Protein TORNADO 1-like → MSDRIIMITSPSKRDDARDIGDIDLQSYMDLENIAFYQVPANLESALSMESERSLGIHVCMDNSGVNFLHRFLRHLVEYKENYMNLRNILFHGIEWQVQGLQLLCSLLGPGSSVKQVEFKKNVFSTKPGHAFVPLSEMLHQNNTIKAVVFSECRIGSTGATLLASALANNRSVEDFQIWEDSIGSKGAEELSKMIEVNFMLKKLIILDNSSITVAPLISAVLARNRRVEVHIWGHGCGTKGGTNSCKIVEFLPETGSMKIYSSISSTGLQRVACALPWNTTVTTLDMSSVPLKSKWTKELRGVLERNRSLKTVKLSKCSLGDKAVVYIAAGLFKNSYLENLTLDGNRFGGVGVEHLLCPLSTFSPLQRQANTTLKVLSFGGERANISKFGVPAILQMLETNQSLIQLAICNDASLKPNDVVKIFTSLERNATLRSLSLRGCKGVEGEAILQTIMSTLEVNPWIEEIDLHGTPLHVAGKTDQIYEKLCQNESLVLPNDFLDLPLSAPTCCRVFLCGQESAGKSTLHNSINQSMNPLKSPHINITSTLMNPVLQMEYTNENKSSVFFDGNTKMTMYNLDGQEEGFPSHDFMFLVHGGPCFFMIVSSLVLKPANRYPKSIEQIELELIYWLKFLVSNSKRVSQLFLPSVTIVLTHYDKVAHLPEGLQPIATLVQRLREEFHSYAEIYPTVFAVDARSLVSVSRLTHHLRMTIKTILQQVPQVYEVCNDLVRVLHDWRLKNNKAVIKWSEFREICQLNIPELRLRSRRDNVEKVDTRRRTVAKSLHNLGEIIFFEDLGVLILDCDWFCRYVLNQLATLKSIKTERSGFIRKQELEKILQEKLCNQIQGSNWRAGASFQGNDVINLLLKLELCYEQEPGNPDTLLLVPSILEESKEGAQQWHLAMPECRYVGRCLKCTDIHMFLTGDFFPRLQVRLQNKIMCMGQQQGALYILEKNLIYTVVNSIHVRVVLGSTLESSVDVLACSSKSVTDMVRIFHKLIIPTILNLSSSLMFEESIIRPDCVKYLIPHRFLQTQQLPLKRMKQILLSLPAESMYDYEHTWSAIESNKRIILQSGSDHARELLSDDDFHEVLHRRYYDLQHLATELAVNPDNQQQHEIIPETDVVDPSILGIAKGVEMVLQRLKRVEQGIRDLKEEIASLRYYEYHLLTELHRKMDYMMNYNTQLEERKVPQMFYLVSLDNRSKQLVTRILPGMRSLRVHMLCEFRREMHVVEDQLGCDLIQVDNQTVKSLLPYMSKFMKLLTFALKIGAHFIVGMGEMIPDLSREVVRLLDSSALYGTTASAMSVGALGAAALYGKSRNGSTSDMGEDMTAARQWLVDFLKGQGVLTGMDIAQRFGLWRVRYRDDGHIAWICRKHIAAREEEIFELPL, encoded by the exons ATGAGTGATAGGATAATCATGATAACATCACCATCTAAGAGGGATGATGCCAGAGATATTGGAGATATTGATTTGCAGTCCTACATGGACTTGGAGAACATCGCGTTCTACCAGGTTCCAGCAAATTTGGAATCAGCCTTGTCCATGGAAAGTGAGAGATCACTAGGAATTCATGTCTGCATGGACAACAGTGGTGTCAACTTCCTGCACAGGTTTCTTCGTCATCTTGTGGAGTATAAAGAGAATTACATGAATTTGAGAAACATCCTATTCCATGGTATTGAATGGCAGGTTCAAGGGTTGCAACTTCTCTGTTCACTTTTAGGCCCTGGCTCAAGCGTGAAGCAGGTGGAATTCAAGAAGAATGTTTTCAGCACAAAACCAGGACATGCTTTTGTTCCACTTTCGGAGATGCTTCACCAGAACAACACCATCAAAGCAGTTGTTTTTTCTGAATGTAGAATTGGATCAACTGGAGCCACGTTGCTTGCTTCAGCTTTGGCAAACAACAGAAGTGTGGAGGATTTCCAAATATGGGAGGACTCCATAGGATCCAAGGGGGCAGAAGAACTCTCCAAGATGATTGAGGTGAACTTTATGCTGAAGAAGTTGATCATCCTTGACAACAGCTCCATTACAGTGGCTCCACTTATCTCTGCTGTACTCGCACGCAACCGTAGAGTGGAGGTTCACATATGGGGACACGGTTGTGGTACAAAAGGTGGCACGAACAGCTGTAAAATTGTTGAATTCCTGCCTGAGACTGGGAGCATGAAGATCTACAGCAGCATTAGCTCAACAGGGCTGCAACGGGTTGCTTGTGCTCTGCCATGGAATACCACAGTGACAACACTGGACATGTCAAGTGTCCCACTAAAGTCCAAATGGACCAAAGAGCTTAGAGGAGTCCTTGAACGGAACAGGAGCCTGAAAACTGTGAAGCTCAGCAAGTGTTCCCTTGGGGACAAAGCAGTGGTGTATATAGCTGCAGGGCTTTTTAAGAACAGCTATTTAGAGAACTTGACTTTGGATGGAAATAGATTTGGTGGAGTAGGGGTGGAGCATTTGCTATGCCCTCTTAGCACCTTTTCTCCACTTCAGAGACAAGCCAATACCACATTGAAGGTTTTGAGTTTTGGAGGAGAGCGAGCGAATATAAGCAAGTTTGGTGTACCTGCTATCTTGCAGATGTTGGAGACAAACCAGAGCCTAATTCAGCTGGCAATATGCAATGATGCAAGTTTGAAGCCAAATGATGTTGTCAAAATCTTTACTAGTTTAGAGAGGAATGCCACTCTTCGTAGCTTGTCTTTGAGAGGCTGTAAGGGAGTTGAGGGGGAGGCAATCCTGCAGACCATTATGAGCACTTTAGAAGTCAACCCTTGGATTGAAGAAATTGACCTCCACGGAACACCTTTGCATGTTGCTGGTAAAACGGACCAAATTTATGAGAAGCTCTGTCAAAATGAGAGTCTTGTTCTGCCAAACGATTTTCTTGATTTGCCACTAAGTGCTCCTACTTGCTGCCGGGTTTTTCTATGTGGTCAGGAATCAGCAG GTAAAAGCACGTTACATAACTCCATAAATCAGAGCATGAACCCATTGAAGTCGCCTCACATAAATATAACAAGTACTTTGATGAATCCGGTTTTGCAAATGGAGTACACCAATGAGAATAAAAGTAGTGTTTTCTTTGATGGCAACACAAAAATGACAATGTACAATCTTGATGGACAAGAGGAGGGTTTTCCCTCACATGATTTTATGTTTCTGGTGCATGGTGGTCCATGCTTTTTCATGATTGTATCTAGTTTGGTTCTGAAGCCTGCTAATAGGTATCCCAAAAGCATAGAGCAGATTGAACTGGAGCTAATATATTGGCTTAAGTTTTTGGTTTCAAATTCTAAGAGAGTCTCACAATTATTTCTTCCCAGTGTAACTATAGTTCTCACCCATTATGACAAGGTAGCTCATCTGCCAGAAGGGCTACAGCCAATTGCCACACTTGTACAAAGGCTCAGAGAAGAATTCCATTCATATGCAGAAATTTACCCCACTGTTTTTGCCGTGGATGCAAGATCATTGGTTTCAGTAAGTAGACTCACCCATCACTTGAGGATGACAATTAAGACAATCCTCCAGCAAGTACCTCAAGTTTATGAAGTATGCAATGATTTGGTTAGAGTTTTGCATGACTGGAGGTTGAAGAATAATAAAGCTGTAATCAAATGGTCTGAGTTCCGTGAGATATGTCAGCTCAACATTCCAGAGCTAAGATTGAGATCAAGGCGTGATAATGTAGAGAAAGTGGACACAAGAAGACGTACGGTTGCAAAATCACTGCATAACTTGGGTGAAATCATATTTTTTGAGGATCTTGGAGTACTGATCTTGGATTGCGACTGGTTCTGTCGATATGTCCTTAACCAACTGGCTACACTGAAATCAATCAAGACAGAAAGAAGTGGTTTTATCCGCAAACAAGAGCTTGAGAAGATTCTACAAGAGAAGCTGTGCAACCAAATTCAAGGGTCAAACTGGAGAGCCGGTGCATCTTTCCAGGGCAATGATGTCATAAATTTGCTGTTGAAGCTTGAATTGTGTTATGAACAGGAACCTGGAAACCCAGACACATTACTTCTAGTGCCATCAATTCTTGAGGAAAGCAAAGAAGGTGCTCAGCAGTGGCACTTGGCCATGCCAGAGTGCAGATATGTTGGAAGGTGTCTTAAATGCACAGATATACATATGTTTTTGACAGGCGATTTCTTTCCAAGGCTTCAG GTTCGTTTGCAGAACAAGATCATGTGCATGGGACAACAACAGGGTGCACTCTACATCTTGGAGAAAAATCTTATTTATACAGTGGTCAATAGTATCCATGTCAGAGTGGTGCTGGGAAGTACATTAGAGTCATCCGTCGATGTGCTTGCATGCTCCAGCAAAAGTGTTACTGACATGGTGAGGATATTCCACAAGTTAATAATCCCAACCATACTAAACCTGTCTTCAAGTTTGATGTTCGAGGAAAGCATTATCAGGCCAGACTGTGTAAAATATCTCATACCGCATAGGTTCCTCCAAACACAGCAGCTGCCTCTGAAGAGAATGAAGCAAATTCTTTTGTCATTGCCTGCAGAAAGCATGTATGATTACGAGCATACATGGAGTGCCATTGAAAGCAATAAAAGGATCATCTTACAATCAGGATCAGATCATGCCAGAGAATTGCTATCAGATGATGATTTCCATGAGGTTCTTCACCGTAGATACTATGATCTACAGCACCTCGCAACTGAACTTGCTGTCAACCCTGACAATCAGCAGCAACATGAAATCATCCCCGAAACAGATGTGGTTGATCCTTCCATATTAGGCATTGCAAAAGGTGTTGAGATGGTTCTACAAAGATTGAAGAGAGTGGAACAAGGAATAAGGGACCTCAAGGAGGAAATCGCAAGCTTGAGGTACTATGAGTATCACCTTTTGACTGAACTCCACAGGAAAATGGACTACATGATGAATTACAACACCCAGTTGGAGGAGAGGAAAGTGCCACAGATGTTTTATCTTGTTAGCCTGGACAACCGGTCCAAACAGCTGGTCACAAGAATACTGCCTGGGATGCGGTCCTTACGGGTGCATATGCTATGTGAATTCCGTAGAGAGATGCATGTAGTGGAAGATCAGCTCGGCTGTGACCTGATTCAAGTGGACAACCAGACGGTGAAATCCTTGCTACCTTACATGAGTAAGTTCATGAAGCTGCTGACCTTTGCTCTGAAGATCGGCGCGCATTTCATCGTTGGGATGGGAGAGATGATACCTGACCTGAGCAGGGAGGTGGTGCGCCTGCTGGACTCCTCGGCCTTGTACGGCACAACTGCATCTGCCATGTCCGTGGGGGCTCTGGGCGCGGCAGCACTGTATGGCAAGTCAAGGAATGGTAGCACGAGCGACATGGGAGAGGATATGACAGCAGCCAGGCAATGGCTTGTGGATTTCTTGAAAGGGCAAGGGGTTCTGACGGGGATGGACATAGCACAGAGATTTGGCCTGTGGCGTGTTCGATACAGAGATGACGGCCACATTGCATGGATCTGCAGGAAACACATCGCAGCAAGGGAAGAGGAAATCTTCGAGCTGCCACTTTGA